A region from the Sandaracinus amylolyticus genome encodes:
- a CDS encoding BtpA/SgcQ family protein has translation MSAPRGLIGVIHLPAMPGDPGHAGGGFEAVYAHAMRDADALAEGGVEHVVVENFGSRPFVKGDARDPLPPHQVAAITVVARALRDRFARVGVNCLRNDVVAALGIAAATGASFVRVNVHVGAYVTDQGVIEGEAARSLRYRHALGAHDVAICADVLVKHATPLAPIDATQATKDTLDRGMADAVVVTGTATGAPVDLATLEKVREAAGTRAVLLGSGLTPDDAERLLRYADGAIVGTWVKAGGDVRAAVDASRVRALVQACAGRFRDA, from the coding sequence GTGAGCGCGCCGCGCGGCCTGATCGGCGTGATCCATCTGCCCGCGATGCCCGGCGATCCCGGGCACGCGGGCGGTGGCTTCGAGGCCGTCTACGCGCACGCGATGCGCGACGCGGACGCGCTCGCCGAGGGCGGCGTCGAGCACGTCGTCGTCGAGAATTTCGGCTCGCGTCCGTTCGTGAAGGGCGATGCGCGCGATCCGCTGCCGCCGCACCAGGTCGCGGCGATCACGGTGGTCGCGCGCGCGCTGCGCGATCGGTTCGCGCGTGTCGGCGTGAATTGCCTGCGCAACGACGTCGTCGCCGCGCTCGGGATCGCGGCCGCGACGGGCGCGTCGTTCGTGCGCGTGAACGTGCACGTCGGCGCGTACGTGACCGACCAGGGCGTGATCGAGGGCGAGGCCGCGCGCTCGCTCCGCTACCGGCACGCGCTCGGCGCGCACGACGTCGCGATCTGCGCGGACGTGCTCGTGAAGCACGCGACGCCGCTCGCGCCGATCGACGCGACGCAGGCGACGAAGGACACGCTGGATCGCGGCATGGCGGATGCCGTCGTGGTCACCGGCACCGCGACCGGCGCGCCGGTCGATCTCGCGACGCTCGAGAAGGTGCGCGAGGCGGCGGGCACACGCGCGGTGCTGCTCGGGTCGGGGCTCACACCGGACGACGCGGAGCGACTGCTCCGATATGCGGACGGCGCCATCGTGGGGACGTGGGTGAAGGCCGGCGGAGACGTGCGTGCAGCGGTCGACGCGTCGCGCGTGCGTGCGCTCGTGCAGGCCTGTGCAGGACGCTTCCGCGACGCTTGA